GCATTGGTGTTCAGCATCATGTTCTACAGCATGTGGCGTCACCGCAAAAGTAAGGGATACCAAGCGGCCCAATTTCATGAGAGCACGGTTGTGGAATTGGTGTGGACTATTATTCCCACCGTCATCCTGATTCTGATGGCGATACCGGCCACCAAAACGCTCTATGATATTTACGATACTGAGGAAGAAGATCTCAATATCGTAATCACCGGTTATCAGTGGAAGTGGAAATATGAATATCGGGGCACTGATGTTTCATTCTTTTCCAGCTTGTCCACTCCCAAAGCTCAAATTGATAACCTCCAGCCTAAGGGTGCTAACTACCTCCTAGAAGTCGATGAGCCCCTGGTTGTTCCTATCAAGAAAAAAATCCGCTTCCTGATTACTGCCAATGATGTGATACATGCGTGGTGGGTCCCAGATCTAGCCGTTAAAAAAGATGCTATCCCCGGTTTTATCAATGATGCCTGGACGCGTATTGAGGAGCCGGGAATATATCGCGGGCAGTGTGCTGAATTGTGCGGAAAAGACCATGGATTTATGCCTATTGTTGTGAAAGCAGTACCACAGGCTGAATACGATGCCTGGTTGAGTTCTCGTGCAGCAGAAGCCATAAAAATGCGTGAACTTACAGCGAAGACATTTACCTTCGAAGAGCTTTTTGCTCAGGGTGAAAAAGTCTATACACGCACATGTGCCGCCTGCCACCAGCCGAACGGGCAGGGAGTACCCGGAGTATTCCCGGCAATTGCTGGCTCAAAAATTGCTACCGGTCCCCTCAATGGCCACTTAGATATCGTTATCGATGGTTCTACGGTAAACCCCGCAATGCAGGCTTTTGGTGAGCAGCTATCAGAAGTGGATCTGGCTGCGGTAATTACTTACCAGCGAAACGCTTTCGGCAATGAGATGGGTGATACCGTCCAACCCGTAGATATCCTCAACTTTAAGAATAAGCAGTAAGCGCCCGGAGGAATTTAAGAATGGCACATGGTCCTCAGCCCGGTATAAAGCGTTGGCTCTATACGACCAACCACAAAGATATAGGCTCTATGTATTTGTGGTTTAGTTTTGCGATGTTCCTGCTCGGCGGATGTATGGCATTGGTTATACGCGCTGAATTATTCGAGCCCGGTTTGCAAATTGTACAGCCGGAATTTTTCAATCAAATGACCACTATGCATGGTCTGATCATGGTATTTGGTGCCGTAATGCCGGCTTTTGTGGGGTTGGCTAATTGGATGATACCAATGATGATTGGTGCGCCAGATATGGCACTGCCAAGAATGAATAACTGGAGTTTTTGGATTTTGCCCTTTGCTTTCGCAATGTTGGCATCGACCTTATTTATGGAAGGGGGAGCGCCTAATTTCGGTTGGACATTTTATGCACCACTTTCAACGGAATATGCGCCACCCAGCGTAACCTTCTTCATTTTTGCCATTCATATTATGGGTGCCTCGTCCATCATGGGTGCGATCAACATTATCGCTACCATTTTGAATATGCGTGCTCCTGGTATGACCTTGATGAAAATGCCGTTGTTTGTATGGACCTGGCTGATCACTGCTTACCTTTTGATTGCTGTAATGCCGGTGTTAGCCGGAGTAGTGACCATGATGTTGATGGACATTCATTTTGGCACAAGTTTCTTCAGTGCAGCCGGTGGCGGTGATCCGGTTCTATTCCAGCATGTGTTCTGGTTCTTCGGACACCCGGAAGTTTACATCATGATTTTGCCGGCCTTTGGCATTATCTCTGCAATTATCCCCACCTTCGCTCGTAAGCCTCTTTTTGGATACAGCTCCATGGTATATGCCACCGCAGCAATTGCATTCCTGAGCTTTATCGTATGGGCGCACCATATGTTTACTGTGGGAATGCCGATTGCAGGTGAACTGTTCTTTATGTACGCCACAATGCTGATCGCTGTACCTACAGGAGTGAAAATCTTTAACTGGGTTTCCACCATGTTCCGGGGATCCATGACATTTGAAACCCCGATGCTTTTTGCAATTGCATTCATCATCCTTTTCGCCATCGGTGGATTCTCTGGTCTGATGCTAGCGATTGCGCCTGCAGACTTCCAATATCACGATACATACTTTGTGGTTGCCCATTTCCACTATGTGCTGGTTCCTGGTGCAATCTTCTCAATTACTGCTGGTGTTTACTATTGGTTGCCCAAATGGACTGGCCATATGTATAGCGAAGTTATGGGCAAGGTACATTTCTGGCTGGCATTTATTGGTCTCAATGTAACTTTCTTCCCAATGCACTTTGTTGGCCTGGCTGGTATGCCACGTCGGATACCTGATTACGCACTGCAATTTGCGGATTTCAATCAAATATCCAGTATCGGTGCCTTCCTGTTTGGCGCCGCACAAATAGTATTTTTGTTTAATGTGGTACGAACTGTAATGGGCGGGAAACAAGCATCCGATCAGGTTTGGGATGATCCTGAGGGACTGGAATGGACGGTTGCTTCCCCGGCCCCATATCACACGTTTAGTACGCCACCGGTTGTACGTTGACCTATGAAAGTTGGAGCAAATGCAAAGGTAACTATCAAGCTGCTGGCCGTGGCGACCAGCATGCTGGTATTTGCAATCTTCATTATGCCGCCTATTTACGATGTCTTCTGTGAAATCACAGGACTTAATGGTAAAACCGGTGGTCGTTATGAAGCTGTGCCAGCTGCGGTTGATAAAAATAGGCTGGTCACGGTGCAATTTGTGGCAAACAATAATGAAAATATGCCATGGGAATTTCGCCCGAGTGTAATGTCTTTGAAAGTACACCCTGGAGAAATTAAAGATACTGTTTTTATTGCAGAAAATAAGACATCTAGGGATATGGTTGGTCAGGCAATTCCCAGTATGGTTCCTTTCAAGGCTGCTGAGTACTTTCATAAAACAGAGTGTTTTTGCTTCAACCAGCAAGAATTAAAAGCGGGAGAGAGTGCAGAATTACCACTACGTTTTATTGTGGATCCAGATCTTCCCGCAAGTGTGAATACTGTAACGCTTTCCTATACGTTGTTTGATGTAACGGAAAGGTTTGCCAATAAAACCGATAAGAATGATATCGACCCCGAGCGAGAGGGATAAAAATTATGGCTAGTGAAAGCAGTTATTACGTGCCCGAACAATCCAGGCTGCCAATTTTTGCGACGATAGGTCTATTCCTAATAGCGTTCGGCGCAGCAAATTGGATTAATGGAGGAAGCTCCTATATTTTCTTCACCGGTGCGTTAGCGATGGCCGCAGTTTTGTGGTTTTGGTTTGCTGCCGTAATCAAGGAGAATATGGCAGGGCTCAATAGTGAACAGTTAAAGAGATCATATGTTTGGGGGATGGGCTGGTTTATATTTTCTGAGGTGATGTTTTTTGCTGCATTCTTTGGAGCACTATATTACATACGCAATTTTACAGTTCCCTGGCTAGGTGGTGAAGGTGATCGTGGAATTTCCAATATGCTTTGGGAGGGATTCGAAAGTAGCTGGCCCCTATATGTGACTCCTGACGCGGCAGCAAACGGAGAAACGGCAAAATTTATGGGGCCTAAAGATGTAATAGACCCATGGCACTTGCCACTATGGAACACCATCATACTTCTCACTTCCAGTGTAACTGTACACTTCGCACATGTTTTCCTGAAAAAGAATCAAAGAAAAAATTTCAATATATTACTGGCAATCACTGTGGCATTGGGTGGGGCGTTTATTTTTTTACAAGGTAAAGAATACTACGAAGCCTATCAACACTTGGGGTTAACACTTGAGTCAGGAATCTATGGTACAACATTCTTTATGCTGACCGGATTTCATGGTGCCCATGTCACACTCGGTACAATTATGTTGTTGATCATGTTGTTAAGGTCTGTGATAGCCAATCATTTTAGACCTGATGATCATTTTGGCTTTGAAGCAGCAAGTTGGTATTGGCATTTTGTCGATGTAGTTTGGGTCGGGCTGTTTATATTTGTATATGTTCTAGGTGCTTAATGTGGGCAAGGCTTTCTATCGTATTAATAGAAAGCCTTTGTTTTCTTAATATTTATCAGCCCAAGGTGCCGTTTTTGCCAAAATGCCACTTTCAAAGCCGTACCAAATGGCAAGAAGTAAGAGTGACGCTAGGAGTATTCTAATACCTAATGCGTAGAGTGTGCGCTTGGATTGAGGTGTTCCCATATCTCTAAGTAGAAAAAAAGTGCACTTGAAAGACTTGCAAGTACGGAAAGGAATAGGACAACAATAACAATCTTTAGCCACATTTTATTATTTTCCATTATTTATGTAGTTGCGCATGATAGTAGATATTCCATCAGCTTCTGCGAAAGATATCAGTTTACCACTGATTCGCAATTGGCCCATCACGATATTTTCTCTGGGTGCATTCATCCTTTTTATCTTTTTAGGATTGTGGCAGCTTGATAGGGCAAAGCAGAAAGTCGAACTTATACAAAAGGTAGAGAGTAGGCTCTCTCTGCAACCGCAGGAAATCTCAAATCTAAGTTCTTATCAAGAGTATGCGTCTGTAA
This DNA window, taken from Microbulbifer sp. MKSA007, encodes the following:
- the ctaD gene encoding cytochrome c oxidase subunit I: MAHGPQPGIKRWLYTTNHKDIGSMYLWFSFAMFLLGGCMALVIRAELFEPGLQIVQPEFFNQMTTMHGLIMVFGAVMPAFVGLANWMIPMMIGAPDMALPRMNNWSFWILPFAFAMLASTLFMEGGAPNFGWTFYAPLSTEYAPPSVTFFIFAIHIMGASSIMGAINIIATILNMRAPGMTLMKMPLFVWTWLITAYLLIAVMPVLAGVVTMMLMDIHFGTSFFSAAGGGDPVLFQHVFWFFGHPEVYIMILPAFGIISAIIPTFARKPLFGYSSMVYATAAIAFLSFIVWAHHMFTVGMPIAGELFFMYATMLIAVPTGVKIFNWVSTMFRGSMTFETPMLFAIAFIILFAIGGFSGLMLAIAPADFQYHDTYFVVAHFHYVLVPGAIFSITAGVYYWLPKWTGHMYSEVMGKVHFWLAFIGLNVTFFPMHFVGLAGMPRRIPDYALQFADFNQISSIGAFLFGAAQIVFLFNVVRTVMGGKQASDQVWDDPEGLEWTVASPAPYHTFSTPPVVR
- the coxB gene encoding cytochrome c oxidase subunit II, which translates into the protein MLKGFDRLFALLATSLSAQAVLANEQDVERWGVNMPQGVTEVAQTTYELHMLIFWICVAIGALVFSIMFYSMWRHRKSKGYQAAQFHESTVVELVWTIIPTVILILMAIPATKTLYDIYDTEEEDLNIVITGYQWKWKYEYRGTDVSFFSSLSTPKAQIDNLQPKGANYLLEVDEPLVVPIKKKIRFLITANDVIHAWWVPDLAVKKDAIPGFINDAWTRIEEPGIYRGQCAELCGKDHGFMPIVVKAVPQAEYDAWLSSRAAEAIKMRELTAKTFTFEELFAQGEKVYTRTCAACHQPNGQGVPGVFPAIAGSKIATGPLNGHLDIVIDGSTVNPAMQAFGEQLSEVDLAAVITYQRNAFGNEMGDTVQPVDILNFKNKQ
- a CDS encoding cytochrome c oxidase assembly protein; this encodes MKVGANAKVTIKLLAVATSMLVFAIFIMPPIYDVFCEITGLNGKTGGRYEAVPAAVDKNRLVTVQFVANNNENMPWEFRPSVMSLKVHPGEIKDTVFIAENKTSRDMVGQAIPSMVPFKAAEYFHKTECFCFNQQELKAGESAELPLRFIVDPDLPASVNTVTLSYTLFDVTERFANKTDKNDIDPEREG
- a CDS encoding cytochrome c oxidase subunit 3, which codes for MASESSYYVPEQSRLPIFATIGLFLIAFGAANWINGGSSYIFFTGALAMAAVLWFWFAAVIKENMAGLNSEQLKRSYVWGMGWFIFSEVMFFAAFFGALYYIRNFTVPWLGGEGDRGISNMLWEGFESSWPLYVTPDAAANGETAKFMGPKDVIDPWHLPLWNTIILLTSSVTVHFAHVFLKKNQRKNFNILLAITVALGGAFIFLQGKEYYEAYQHLGLTLESGIYGTTFFMLTGFHGAHVTLGTIMLLIMLLRSVIANHFRPDDHFGFEAASWYWHFVDVVWVGLFIFVYVLGA